The proteins below are encoded in one region of Myxococcales bacterium:
- a CDS encoding UMP kinase, with protein sequence MTVASTLRHKRIMLKLSGEALCGKVGGFGVDPTTLSNISKEIADVHRIGCQIGIVIGGGNFFRGLRGSVDGMDRTTADYMGMLATVINAMALQDSLEKIGVGTRVLSALEIREVAESYIRRRAMRHMEKGRVVIFAAGTGNPYFSTDTAAALRAMEIQAEMLCKATKVEGVFDKDPARHDDSKMFRRLSYDRFLQERMGVMDQTAVTLCRDNKLPIRGFALGVSGNIMRVVMGEEIGTLVTEQGD encoded by the coding sequence ATGACCGTAGCCTCTACTCTTAGACATAAACGCATCATGCTTAAGCTGTCTGGGGAGGCTTTGTGTGGCAAGGTTGGCGGTTTTGGTGTGGACCCGACCACACTGAGTAACATCAGTAAAGAGATTGCGGATGTGCACCGTATTGGCTGCCAAATAGGCATCGTCATTGGCGGAGGCAACTTCTTTCGTGGCTTGCGCGGTAGCGTGGATGGCATGGATCGGACCACCGCCGATTACATGGGCATGCTCGCTACGGTGATCAACGCCATGGCGTTGCAGGATAGCCTGGAAAAGATCGGCGTAGGCACGCGGGTGCTGAGTGCGCTTGAGATTCGCGAAGTAGCCGAAAGCTACATCCGGCGACGCGCCATGCGGCATATGGAAAAGGGCCGTGTGGTAATTTTTGCAGCTGGCACTGGCAATCCTTATTTTTCAACAGATACCGCCGCAGCGCTTCGCGCCATGGAAATCCAAGCTGAGATGTTGTGCAAAGCCACCAAAGTTGAAGGCGTGTTTGATAAGGATCCTGCCAGGCACGATGATTCAAAAATGTTTAGGCGCCTGAGTTACGATCGCTTTTTACAAGAACGTATGGGTGTGATGGATCAAACGGCGGTCACTTTATGCCGGGATAATAAGCTGCCTATTCGAGGGTTTGCGCTAGGTGTATCCGGCAACATCATGAGGGTTGTCATGGGCGAAGAAATTGGTACGCTCGTCACGGAACAAGGAGATTAG
- the tsf gene encoding translation elongation factor Ts, which produces MVEVTATMVKALRTQTGAGMMDCKHALVEAQGDDKKAAEIIQKKGLAKVAKKAGAIAAEGVVHAYIHPGSRVGVLVEINCQTDFVSRSDEFKALVEDVGLQIASMSPEFVRREDITEEAIASQKKIFQGQIEEEEAASGKKRPEQAVAKILEGKLNKWMSEVCLVDQPSIRDEEGRSIQQLVEALTAKIGEKISIRRFVRFELGEGIEKKQSDLAAEVADTLKSS; this is translated from the coding sequence ATGGTGGAAGTTACCGCAACAATGGTTAAAGCGCTTCGAACACAAACGGGCGCAGGCATGATGGATTGTAAACACGCATTGGTTGAAGCGCAGGGCGATGATAAAAAAGCGGCCGAGATCATCCAAAAAAAGGGACTAGCCAAAGTCGCAAAAAAAGCAGGTGCGATTGCAGCCGAAGGCGTGGTGCACGCGTACATCCACCCAGGTAGCCGCGTTGGTGTGCTCGTTGAAATCAACTGCCAAACGGACTTCGTGTCGCGCAGCGATGAGTTCAAAGCCTTGGTAGAAGATGTGGGTCTTCAGATTGCCTCGATGTCGCCTGAGTTTGTGCGTCGTGAGGACATCACCGAAGAAGCCATTGCATCTCAAAAGAAGATCTTTCAGGGCCAAATTGAGGAAGAAGAGGCTGCAAGTGGTAAAAAACGCCCCGAACAGGCCGTGGCTAAGATTCTTGAGGGTAAGCTCAACAAATGGATGAGTGAAGTTTGTCTTGTTGATCAGCCCTCGATTCGTGACGAAGAAGGTCGCAGTATCCAGCAGCTCGTCGAAGCACTCACGGCCAAGATTGGTGAAAAAATCTCGATTCGTCGTTTTGTGCGTTTTGAGCTTGGCGAAGGCATTGAAAAGAAGCAAAGTGACCTCGCCGCTGAAGTAGCCGACACTCTAAAGTCATCCTGA
- a CDS encoding metal-dependent hydrolase → MFIGHYAVAFGAKRFSPRVSLGTAFIACQLLDLIWPLFVVLGMEQVEVDPSIKGLSPLRFSHYPWSHSLMFTLLWSALFASLLYLAKKQWRVALVMAAVVSSHWLLDLLTHRPDLPLWPSGPKWGLGLWNSPIRATLIELGMFIAAVLLYVDVMLKELTKGRRWGLFALIAFLLVVYGLNLFGPKPSAGLSPQAIATPAFALWLLVPWAYWIESKPRVVHSDRV, encoded by the coding sequence ATGTTTATTGGTCATTATGCAGTTGCTTTTGGCGCCAAGCGTTTCTCTCCCCGAGTATCGCTTGGAACCGCATTTATTGCCTGTCAGTTGCTTGACCTTATTTGGCCTCTGTTTGTGGTGTTGGGCATGGAGCAGGTTGAAGTGGACCCAAGCATTAAAGGTCTGAGTCCCTTAAGGTTTAGTCATTATCCCTGGTCCCATAGTTTAATGTTTACTTTACTCTGGTCGGCGCTTTTTGCCTCCCTGCTGTACCTTGCAAAGAAGCAATGGCGTGTTGCACTGGTGATGGCTGCAGTTGTTAGCAGTCATTGGCTGCTTGATTTACTCACGCATCGTCCCGACTTGCCGTTATGGCCTTCAGGACCAAAGTGGGGCTTAGGCTTATGGAATTCACCGATTCGGGCAACTCTAATTGAACTTGGCATGTTTATCGCCGCGGTCCTGCTGTATGTCGATGTCATGCTCAAAGAACTCACAAAGGGGCGCCGCTGGGGTCTTTTTGCTTTGATTGCTTTTCTGTTGGTTGTTTATGGGCTGAATCTTTTTGGTCCAAAACCTTCGGCCGGTTTATCTCCGCAAGCCATTGCCACGCCTGCTTTTGCCCTGTGGCTCTTGGTCCCCTGGGCCTATTGGATAGAGTCGAAACCAAGAGTTGTTCATTCCGACAGGGTATAG
- the frr gene encoding ribosome recycling factor yields MINETHDQLQKDIEKAHEALRRELAKLRTGRANPDLLDSIRVDYYGSPTPLSQMANIGVPEPRMLTVQPWDKSQIKAIEKAIMESGLGLNPQNDGELIRLPMPQLNEERRRELVKFAKKFGEDCRVSIRAARHAAKDTLETLKKEKEAGEDEVERAQKKVEEIVQAGTSKVDDIVARKEKDILEV; encoded by the coding sequence ATGATCAACGAGACCCACGACCAACTTCAAAAAGACATTGAAAAAGCACACGAAGCCTTGCGGCGTGAGCTTGCAAAGCTGCGCACTGGCCGTGCAAATCCTGATTTACTTGATTCCATTCGCGTGGATTATTACGGCTCCCCCACGCCGCTAAGCCAGATGGCCAACATCGGTGTGCCCGAGCCTCGCATGTTGACGGTGCAACCGTGGGACAAATCACAAATCAAAGCAATAGAAAAAGCGATCATGGAATCGGGCCTGGGTCTGAATCCTCAAAACGACGGTGAGTTGATTCGCTTACCCATGCCTCAGCTCAACGAAGAGCGTCGCAGAGAGCTCGTGAAGTTTGCAAAAAAGTTTGGTGAAGATTGCCGCGTTTCAATTCGTGCCGCTCGCCATGCGGCCAAAGACACACTTGAGACTCTCAAAAAAGAAAAAGAAGCCGGCGAAGATGAAGTCGAACGCGCGCAGAAAAAAGTCGAAGAAATCGTGCAAGCTGGCACCTCCAAAGTCGACGATATTGTAGCTCGAAAAGAAAAAGACATTCTCGAGGTTTAG
- a CDS encoding BamA/TamA family outer membrane protein, giving the protein MRDDPQRPHGGAFLQLTLNEAGFFLPSDWDYVRALTDARVYLPLPWRITLAAKFALGMLFIDRAASRLDPLSQGLGPRDYRLRGGGASSNRGYLPGRLGDGLEGGTRRWEASLELRVPLLNDFGVVLFSDRGDVSRKEHFRFDHPQTSAGFGLRYFTLVGALRADFAWQLPGLQVLAKTDQRISDLDSDAKPRTRGGPFVFHLTIGQAF; this is encoded by the coding sequence TTGCGCGATGATCCTCAACGCCCACATGGCGGAGCATTCCTCCAACTTACCCTAAACGAAGCAGGGTTCTTTCTCCCGTCTGACTGGGACTATGTACGCGCACTAACGGACGCGAGAGTCTATCTTCCACTACCCTGGCGGATCACGCTTGCCGCGAAATTCGCACTCGGCATGCTTTTCATTGACCGCGCAGCATCAAGACTTGATCCCCTTAGTCAAGGCTTGGGGCCACGGGACTACCGCCTGCGCGGTGGCGGGGCTAGTAGCAACCGCGGCTACCTTCCGGGACGACTGGGCGATGGCCTTGAAGGCGGTACCCGTCGATGGGAAGCATCGCTTGAGTTACGAGTCCCACTTCTAAATGACTTCGGAGTTGTTTTGTTCAGTGACAGGGGGGATGTGAGCCGAAAAGAGCATTTCCGTTTTGATCACCCTCAAACCTCAGCGGGTTTTGGCCTACGTTATTTCACTCTGGTCGGTGCTTTACGCGCGGATTTTGCATGGCAGCTTCCCGGTCTTCAAGTCCTTGCAAAAACCGATCAGCGCATAAGCGATCTTGATTCAGACGCCAAGCCAAGAACACGCGGTGGCCCCTTCGTGTTTCATCTCACCATCGGTCAAGCTTTCTGA